The Pseudorasbora parva isolate DD20220531a chromosome 19, ASM2467924v1, whole genome shotgun sequence genomic sequence AAAGTTAACAGTGTATTATTTAAGTCTACTGAAATGTTATATGTACATGTATACATGAAATACACCTGCATACCTATTTACATAATAAATACAGTTCCAGAGCAGTTTTACAGTGAATACTGTCGCAGTGGGCAAGATAAAGGCCACAGTGATAAGTAATACACTTTAGTaagatatacactcacctaaaggattattaggaacagctgttcagtttctcattaatgcaattatctaatcaaccaatctagcttcaatgcatttaagggtgtggtcctggtcaagacaatcacCTGAACTccaatgtcagaatgggaaagaaaggtgatttaagcaaattTGAGCGTGACAtgattgttggtgccagacgggccggtctgagtatttcacaatctgctcagttactgggattttcacaccacaaccatttctagggtttacaacgaatggtgtgaaaagggaaaaacatccagtatgcggcagtcacgtgggcaaaaatgccttgttgatgctagaggtcagaggagaatgggccgactgattcaagcagaagagcaactttgactgaaataaccactcgttacaaccgaggtatgcagcaaagcatttgtgaagccacaacatgcacaaccttgaggcggattggctacaacagcagaagatcccaccgggtaccactcatctccactacaaataggaaagaggctacaatttgcacaagctcaccaaaattggacagttgaagactggaaaaatgttgcttggtctgatgagtctcgatttctgttgagacattcagatggtagagtcagaattcggcgtaaacagaatgagaacatggatccatcatgccttgttaccactgtgcaggctggtggtggtggtgtaatggtgtgggggatgttttcttggcacactttaggacccttagtgccaattgggcatcgtttaaatgccatagcctacctgagtattgtttctaaacatgtccatccctttatgaccaccatgtactcatcctctgatggctacttccagcaggataatgcaccatgtcacaaaacttgaatcatttcaaattggtttcttgaacatgacaatgagttcactaaaatggcccccacagtcaccagatctcaacccaacagagtcatttaaatatttatattgacggtaggaaatttacaaaatatcctcatggaacatgatcttcacttaatatcctaatgattgtttgccataaaataaaaatggatcattttgacccatataatgtattgttggctattgccacaaatatgcaacttatgactggttttgtggtccagggtcaaactaattatattataataaataactataataaatacttaattttATCAAATCTTTTATTTGCGGCCCTCTGGAACCTGGTTTAAATCCCTCTGCCTCTTACACCTAAGAGTTggcaccttttttatttttttaactcttAAATTCTAATGGCTTCTCAGTTGCAGTTGCCTCATATAATAGCAAAATTTCCTCTGGTTGCACACACTACTGTTCACTAACTGTAACATGACCACCTCGTATTCTGACTTCCATTTGACATATAGCTTTTGCATACTATTGCATAGTCGGACGTGGGGTTTACCTCAGCCCTCATGAAACAGGCTAGGCTTAGGTTGAGATGACATGTTTTATTCATCGCAACGCCCCATTGTTTGACCATTAAGATGATGTAACATGTCCATTTTGGCGCGCAGGCGAACCGTCTGGGTCCCGCTACATCAGGAGACGCGTCTCTTGACTTTTTGAACTCCGTTGGCTTCTCCACACGACGCCAGCGTGTAAGCGCATCGTATATCACGGGTGAGAGGGAAACGATGGCATTGCCATTGATAGCGTTTATGCTTCGCCGCCTCACCGACATAATGAGCACATTATCTGCGCGCTCTAGGACTGCCGCTCGCCCCCGCACTTTAAATATTCACATCCTATGTTTATGGAAAAAGGTATGAGACAGTTGGTGAACGACTACAAAATGACTGCATCGCGTTTTTCTTCACCAATGCATCTAGTGAAAAGAATTTAGATTCCAAAATTGAAATCTATTTTATTTGCTGGAATAAACGGACAGCTGTCATTGTGGATCTTCAGCACCATGGACAGGTCTATTCAACTATCTCTCAAAGGTCCCACAGAAAATCAGAAATTCAGATTTTATTTGATAACCAATCATTTACTTTGTACAACAAGCAAATCAAAAAGCAACGGTTGGGATGTCCTTGAATTGTTTATGATTGGAGACATATTTTTCTTGACCTTTTGTCATACTTGTAGGGAAATATTTAAATCCACATGGAAAATGTCTCTTTCTGCATGTAAGCCTCTTTTAAAGTACTGAATACCTCTTTTTATTTGCTTGTGTAGCCATGGAAATAACACTTATTGACTGAAGAAGGAAGAGTGTGTTGACATGAACATCCCATCATGTGAGAACATCCAATTTTCTAAGCATTCATAACCACAAAACATATCCAAAGGTTAGGCGTAATGTGCATGCATAGAACTACTTGATGAGTTTGTGGAATTTCTACAAAAATGCAATTTCCATCATTCAGAGCCTCATAATAGATGCACAACCTTGAACATGGCTTATGGTGTTGCAACGAAGCTAACAAACGATCTGAGGGCACTTAAAACTTTGAGGAATTTTTTTATCACATCTCTTTCTCTCTATATGGTTCTCAAAGTTGAATACAGGGAgcaaaaaaatcttatttttttcATAGCTTTAGGCTTAAATAACTTTATATGTGAATGTGTGCTTTTGGCATATCCTGTAATTCACATTAAATAGGCATAAAATAAATAGATCAGTCATGACACTAGTAACGCCTCCGGACAAACACACATTGATACTTTGTCAAGTGACACTGAATTTTAGTAAAATTTTCTTCtatgtaatattttataaaaataagtcAATTGTCAAACATTTTATAACTGATTTTAAGATTTGAATATACAGTGAAGTATTAGTTTCAGCTATCCACAAATTTCTCAACATTGATAAACATAACAACCATTGATTCATGATTAAATGCCAAAATTCccaaatcctttttttttttttttttttacatttacaaaatgtatttcGAAGTATCTAGAACTCTGATTTGTTTGATGTATTTACCATACTATTGAAGTTGCCTTGCGTCCACCTGGAAATGGTTACATATTAGGCTATTCTCTGTAGGTTGGAAGGTAGGCTATCTCTAAAAGGTGACTTCCTCAAGTATActcgttattattattattattattattattattattattattattattattattaaaggtgcTGTACGTAGATGTCACAAATGTAAATGAACGGAAAGAAAGGCTAGTGTAATGCTGTGTAGATCAGCAGCGCATGCGCATGCGCATGGCGCGCGCTCCAGCAAATGAAAACTTTGGTTGATGAAGACACGAAAACAAGCATCAAGGATCGATTACTGAACATTAGGTAGTAGCCTAATTTATTTGACCTATTTTATATTTCAGAATGATACATTTGCACAGGTTATAAGCTCTCGTTTTGCTTGGCAAGAGCCATATCATAGAACATGCATAGGCTATAATACGAGTGGTGTCATTTAAATGAGTTTTAATAGCGACGTATGAACATTATCCGTTGCCTGTGGCGTTTTAATGTACTGTTGCCATTGTGATTCATATAATTACGCTGACTCGTTAAATCCTCTTTATTGACTTGACGTTTATTGACACGTTTATTGCTGCCTGTCTTCAATATCAGCATCTCAGGATCCGCTTGATTTAATCGCAGTAAACGGAACGATTCTGTACAATCCTATTTGCATAAACGTTTGCTTATAAGACACTGGGTTTGATCGTGCAGATGTAGGCTAGATAAGGAAATATCTTGAGTGTTCTGAATGTCACGGAAGCAGATCACGTCGCATGATTGATATTTGCAGCACATAAACATGCAGTTGTAGGTCGAGTCATTCTCATCAACTTACAAGATGGcataatgtaaacatttataatatgcCTATAGATTCCCTGAATGAACAAGCAGGATAGTGTGCACATAACAGCTAACGTACACGAAGGGACTTGGGAGTCGATTTATGAAATTAGTGAATAAGTTATGCCTCTCGTGCGGTCCGTTGAAGTTTACGTCAGCTTAGACTTTTCAAGGTTAGgctatttgatatttgaatccACTTTAGGATAGAATAATGATTATGCTCTCTGATTGTCTGAAAATGATATTGCTGTTGTTGCTATGGTTACCTCCTCAGTCCAACTCAATTTATGGCGacgctaaatatatatatatatatatatatatatatatatatatatatatatatatatatatatatatatacaatatatatacatatatgtgtgtgtgtgtgtgtgtgtgtgtgtgtgtgtgtgtgtgtgtgtgtgtgtgtgtgtgtgtgtgtgtgtgtgtgtgtgtttgtatgtgtatggTATGTGTAAAAGATAATGTGTACATGCAGTCTGTTGCTTTGTTTGGGGGTGTATTAATTGCCACACCACAACCAAAAAGTGCGCCATGACTTGCATATGAAAGACTAATCTGCAAATGATTTATGAACTAATTTGCATAATTCTCTTTTTAAGCCTCTGTGTTCATTATTCTGATATTCAGTTTTAGCTAATGAAGCATTTACAGTGCCTCCTGAGTATTCAGAATATGAATACGCTTAATTATAAAGCAACTAAACTTTGTTTAAACTGCatttgaatctaaaatataaggTTGTAGTTAAGTGTACAGTTTAATATAAAGTATCATTAAGTAATACTATGTCAGAATCTAAAACATGCAAATGAAAGTGTGGATGAAATCATATGAATTACATTATCAATAAAGCTCTTGAGAGTGTGGATGACTGGTGAGAGAGTAATTCttcatcagtgtttttttttccagaattaataaacaaatacatatgtgaccctggaccacaaaaccagtcaaaaGGGTTAAACAAAAATCCATTAAGATGTATACATTGTATGAAAGCTGGATAAGTTTAAGGATAGGATTATATTTGGAAtggcaaaaacaaaagtgtctttaaagttgtccaagtgaagtccttagcaatattactaataatacctattaaatgagtgtgtgtatatatatatatatatatatatatatatatatatatatatatatatatatatatatatatatagagagagagagagagagagagagagagagagagagagagagagagagagagagagagagagagagagagagagagagagaggaaaataagtatttgaacaccctgctattttacAAGTTCTCACTTAGAAAttatggaggggtctgaaacgATGGGTTCAGACGatgggtctgaaattgtcatcgtaggtgcatgtccactgtgagagacatgaTCTAAATTTTAAAAAggcagaaatcacaatgtattttttttctttaactatttatttgtatgatacagctgcaattaAGTATTACGTATAAGTATAagcacctgagaaaatcaatgtaaatatttggtacagtagcctttgtttgcaattacagaggtcaaacattctcaattgggtttaggtctggagaccgGCTAGGCCAGTCCAGAACCTTGATAGGgataggggcggcagtggctcaggtTTTATGTAGGTTGTagctacaaaccggaaggttggtggtttgaTCCCCGATTCCACCtcaccaagtgtcgaggtgtgcaagacacctaaccccagctgctcccgatgagctgcaTGGTGCCTTACAtcgctgacatcgccgtcggtgtatgaatgggtgaatgtgaggatggcgggtctgttaaaagcgctatatatagagccactccttggttatcctggctgtgcttcgagtcattgtcatgttggaagactcagcctcgacccatcttcaatgctctaactttAATTTGTttcccaaaatctcgcaatacatggcctctccttaatacagtgcagtcgccagTCGCCCTCTctcatgtgcagaaaaacacccctaaagcatgatgctaccacccccatgcttcacagtagggatggtgttcttgcaatagtactcatcattcttcttcctccaaacacatttagtggaattatgacaaAAAGGTTATATTTTGGCCTCATCtcaccacatgactttctcccatgactcctctggatcatccaaatggtcatagatgggcctggacatgtgctggtttaagcaggggaaccttctgtgccatgcatgatttcaaaccatgacgtcttagtgttttaccaacagtaaccttggaaacggtggtcccagctcttttcaggtcattgactgGCTcttcccgtgtagttctgggctgatttctcacctttcttaggatcattgagaccccacgaggtgagatcttgcatggagccccagtccgagggagattgacagtcatgtttagttttgtccattttctaatgattgctccaacagtggacctttatTCACCAAGTTCCCCATAGCCTTTTCCAggcttgtggaggtgtacaattgcatctctagtgtctttagacagctctttggtcttggccatgttagtagttggattcttcctgattgtatggggtggacaggtgtatTCATGCAGCttacgacctcaaacaggtgcatctcatttaggataataaatggagtggaggtggacattttaaaggcagactaacaggactaagggtcagaattctagctgatagacaggtgttcaaatacttatttgcagctgtatcacaaataaacagttaaaaaatcatatattgtgatttctggattattttttttttttgattatgtgtctcacagtggacatgaacctacgatgacaatttcagacacttacatgatctttacttaatatcctaatgatttttggcataaaaaataCCCATGCGATTTGTGCCTGCGTCACATATGTTAGATCTTTATATTCGAGTGAAACGGCTTCTTGAACAAGAAAAAGTGTAGgacgggacttgattttgtccatcaggCAATGATAAATAATTTCCaataaatattgtattattccattaaaaatacaACAATTGTCCATTTGTGTATCTTGTAGGAATTTACACTAGCATTGCTTATGTTTGATCTAAGACCCTATGAAAAAATTTGAAGAAAACTTAAAAAACAGATCGTAATAAATTAAGGTCACTTTGAGAAATGCAGGAAACTATACAACTCAAAATGATGACAAGTAAAAGCTAGGAAGGTCAAAAACTGGTTTGGCTGTCTTGTGTGTTGCCTGTAATGATATGTGGTTGTAATCACAGGTCTGAGATGGCCTCTTGCTCTGAGGTTTGTGGGTCTGGCCACGCGGTCGACTCCGGCTGTCATGTTTTCGGAGTGCGCTCCTATTTACACTACTTCTACGAGGAGTGCACAGCCTCAATGAGGGAGCAGCAAGAAGACTTTCAGGGCCAAAGATCACCGCTGCGGTGGAGCTCAAGCTTCTGGAAGGTATCAGAGAGAAGTTATGTTGTGCAATGCACGTTTCTGTAAAATAGGTCCAAAGTCCTCATTTATATGTTGTTTTCACTATCACTGGCTTGAGACCAACACTAAATTCGACTGATGTGATTTTCCCCCCTCTAGTCTTTCAGAATGTTTTGAAACCtagtacaatttaaaaaatatatatataacatttatgaAATTTCTGTTATCAAAATTAATACCACTGAAGATATccattttctgtaaaatatgcATAATCAATAGCGGTTCATTTTCACATCACAAGCAAACTTTTAATCACATCAATCAGCCTTCAGACACTTTTCAGTCTTTTTAAAAGTTATGAACTAAACCAAAACGTTGCAAATTGTCTATATAGGGCATTAGCGCCTACTCTCTTTTTCAGTGGCATGGGTTTCCGGAAGTAttttttccattcatttttCCCATTTcggatttaaaaaaagtcttaTTCAAAGAGTTATAAGCCATGAACCAAGACATTCAGCTTTGAGTTAAACCACAACACTACGAACTTTGATTGgaagcaaaaaagtatttacaaatgtgatttataaatcagacaaaaatacaaagacTGGGTACTTAACAGCTTTAGTGAGGAAAATAACTACAATCCTATGAAGCATTACAAACAACATAATCAATGCAagtttattgcaaaatatacatatacaaacatttaaatattttgaaagcATAGAGATTGTTTGCATCCAAAATCGCATAattccctactatatagtaggcgaaaagcagtatgtgacaaaagaagtatGTCTAAATgcacagtactcataaaagtgtacactctaaaaaattctgagtaaaaacagtgtgttgtcttaagcaaatatttaacccaaccacaggattaaaacaatccaatcgctgggttaaaaataacccaattgctgggttagtccatattttacccaacattgggttaaaacaaccctgCCTTGTTAGAGTGTAGGCAAAAAGTACCCGGATGAAATAcggcgagattctgaagtgtgcatacgatggtaatttactatcccatgaggccactgGAGTCAAATTATGAATGGCAGGGAAGCAACGTAactcacatgataatgacatgGCGAATGTAGTAGGCTATCATACTACTTTTTAGTGGTCGTGAagtaattatttattcaaaaaaagtaacCTATGCAATTTCGGATGGAACCATCTACTTGATTATGTCATTAACAGTGCTTCATGGGAATCGGCTGGTCTAACAAGATCTTTTGCCGCATGTTGCATTTGGACTGGACAGATTGGTGCAAATTTCTGTACAGCATtctgggtaatgtagtttttacCAGGAATTCCACTGTTaaacaatattattaaaaataagctGAAATAATGTGGCCTGATATTTGCTTCAGCAGAAGCTGAACCATGGATTAATAACCTCGTAGCTTACAGAAGTTCTGTCTTTTAAGGTTTATAAGTTATGAACCTGACTGTTGCATTCTATTGACCTTAAAACAGAAAAATGAGCGACAGCCCAAACAGACAATCAAATCGCTGCACTGAGAAGATTTGATGCCATCCACCATTTTGTCTGTCAAGCTTTGTTAAACTGTCAGACACATACAAACTAGCTCCTTGTTTTGGTAAATTCCTTTAACtaagcaaaatgtttttttttttgtgtgacatAATTTGGATTCTAGGTATCCAGAGTGACCACTTAATAGAGTTTTGTTCATTCCGTTTCCTTGAATCAAATCCTTGAATCTGTGAGGGTGTCtccattaaataaaattatttaaaaaaattaagaataaaGCTTGCTTGTTGGACAGTTTTCATGAACGATCACTCCTCTTGAAGAAAATGTTCTATAggtgctacgtatttggaatccctaaaaggttctatatagaaccctttttaagtgccaaaatggttctttcttgtcattatagaacctttttatcataaaaggttctttggagttgagaTTATGTTAAAatggttctataatgacaagaaagaaccattttggctcttaaaaagggttctatatagaacactgcaaaaatgcatttcttgtttattatttttgttttgtcttgTATTGTATTAGtatttctagtctaaatatcaaaaaaaaaaaaatcttacattaagaaacaaatAATAGACAAGtaaaatgattgtcttgttttggggaaaataactcccCAAAGagattttgcttaaaataagcaaaataatctgccaataaggtaagtaaaataatgttgttttaagataaagtaatttttttcccaaaacaagacaattactttcgcttgtctagtaaatatttcttgttttaagaatgtttagatgttaggactagaaacaagacaaaaatactaagtaagaaaagtattttttgcagtgaaccttttaggggttccaaatacgtagcacTGATAGGACCTTTTAaggttatatttatatatatatatatatagaaccttttcttttaagagtgctttttttttcatcttcagTGAGTTTTATATAGCGTTGCGCTTCAAGGTCAGGTCATTTGAGCAGGATATTTGCTTTTTTCCTCCATATATTTCTATCTGCTGTTAGAATAAATACACATGGGCTTTATccaaactattattcatttaatttcatgtgtggattaggttttatttaaaaaactaaaaaactaaaatgcTGAATGGATTTCCAACAGCTTTGATAAGTAATGTGACATGCAGCCaaagttacatttattttaaagaaacacagaaaaactgcacattttcgatgtatattaatgttaatgtaaATGTTGTCACACTTCTTGAACCTTGGGTAGATTTCCCCTTGTATTTCATTGTTTTCTTGTCTTctacaattttattttgtttcaacATAACCTGATACAAAAACTTCAGATTTTTGCGTGACGATAATCAATGTGACAGACAAAGATTGATTACTCACCCTTGAAAAGCGGTGGCCGTGGTTAAGTAACCACTCTCATAAGGTCAATAGAACCAATATAGTGCATGAGAATGAAGAACGCTCTCTTATTCACTCTTAGGTCACACTTGCGGTTGGTGTCATAATCCTGACAGTGGGGCTGGTGGTCATGACAGTGGGCTATGGCATCCCCACTCGCATTGAGGCTTTCGGTGAAGGCGAACTGCTGTTCGTGGATCGCCAGGCCGTACGGCACAATCACTCGCTACACATATGTGTTCTGGTCGGGACGGGGCTTCTCACCCTGGGCGGGGTTCTAATGGCAGGTGGAATCCTGATGTCTAACTTCTCCACAACTCCCACAAAAAAGGAAGACTCAAGAGGAGAACGGAAGGTGGGGAACAGAGTCCTGAGTGCAATGAGAAGCCCAGCAGACCCTGTAATGAAGCCTCCCAGTCCGGCCTCTGGTGATGGAGGAGTATCTCCTCTCGCTAGGGACGATAAAGTTCAGCAGTGCTCATAAAAGAGCTGTTCGACAATACCTGTTCCGAATCAGTATAAACTCCTTGTTTATTTCAATGAGAAAATTGGGAGCGTCTTATTTGTGTTTGATAATTATGTGATAAAAGCCttaaattatacattatttCTTGTTTTATCAAAACAACAAGTAAAGCAAATCGGTGACATCTGTTGTCCTGTACTTGTATAATTGTCATCAAAATAAGGTCTGTATTTTTCTACATTACAGTATTGATCAAATGACCACTAAAGCCAGGCTCAGACTACAAGATTGTGCACATGCACATAAGAAGAATTTTCAAATCTCAAACTTGCACACACTACATGCTTTGAAAATCATGGCGCATCACACACTACGAGATTATCATGCTAGATTTTAACCTGGAttccagccgaactcagccccgcgcACAAAATTTGAGCTTGGGCAGTTCGGTccggacttgatccatagaggagtcattatgcccgaacagaaactgttcggaccaatcagattgtcagggtgggctttagacgatgacggtcCGATAATGAACGTAATCATCCATGTCATCAAAAGGTGCTTGTTTGAATTTGTCCAAATCCTAAAcgaagagcttgtttgtatatgcattcaccttcaatgtttctctctgaaatgatgatcatgttggtaagtgctctgtgtatccttaaactCTTTTTTtgcaacaccagcaaagattgtttgttccagcgtgcgtgcagagaGGGTTGCCAAGTGTTTAtaacaaaacctgccaactactagcccaaaacaatagcttttcCGGGGGGTTCTCTGGGAAAAAGGACGtttttgcaacaaaaaaaaaaaaaattgcagatttggcaacacagcgcatttgagttctgttgacatttgacaactatcGTTATGcgtcacttcgttgctctgattggttgttggtctatccaattgatgtcttttctggttcggttgaaacacggccAAATAATCAAAGCCAAagggagcagtatcagactcatattctgactagaattgagtatgaccacgtcaggctagctaGATTTAGCACCTGACGTGATCTCAGGGGGAACCTGATAATCTGGGCCGTACAACGGAACCAACCGATGCTCTGGACACGATTTTCTTTCAGAATGTCGGAGGgataaattaaacataaatCTGAACCTCCTGTAGTCTGATCCTGGCTTAAGTGGTTGCAAGGCAGCAAAAGAAAGCTTTTGATTAGGGGTTaacaggatatatatatatatatatatatatatatatatatatatatatatatatatatatatatatatatatatatatatatatatatatatataatacttagatatatatatatatataatttttttaatataaattaatatttttatttatgcattaaCTTGCTCAAAAGTaatagtaaagacatttataatgttacttacaaaagattctttaaaataaatgtgtttttatttttaaccttattattcatcaaaaaaatcatgttttccATGAaattattaagcagcacaacttttgtcaacattgataataataataaatgtttcataagcagcaaatcagcattttagaaCGATTTCTGAAGGATGATGTGACTGCAGAATTGAGTAATTactctgaaaattcagctttgccatcatagCAATAAAgagttattttttattgtaaaaatattttacagttGTTGCAGCTTTTACTGCATTTTGATCAGATAAAAGCAGGCTTGGTGacgcttctttcaaaaacattttaaaaaaaatcccacaACCCAAATTTTTTGAATGGtaaatataaatagataaaCATGTAAAGCATCGTCTGTGCCTAGTGTAAAGATGGTTTAAGAAAAGCCCAATCACAATTCAGTATGCAAATACAAAACCGGCTGGAATTTAGAATGCTGATGTTATAAAGATGTCATGTTGGATTTTGACTGCTGAAGTTTCTGACTCTGAGCACATGCTGAAATGGAGTCAGAAGTTATGTTCATTTAGGAAGAGATTTAGTAGTTTAGAACAAGCCATAGCCAGAAATTTTGAGGAAAAGCAATACAGTGCTGCCTTGCAAACACTGTTGAACGTGCGGGTCTGTCAGTATATGCACAATCCGGCACAAACTTCTCTCTGTCTCTATTTCTGAATCTCTGACATATTTTCTGTCTGACATTCTGCTTTTATGTATACGATATCAATTATGTCTTACTCTTTTCATCAACTGCAGTTAAATAGAATGTGAGAGGCTAAATGGGATTTACTGTACACCCTAATTGTCTGCAATCTTATTGTctcattattttaatgtatttaaaatctCTTCTCTTAACAAGCCCAATAAATCAATGTCAGCATACTCAATCCACTTgtctttttgtgcattttcttTCTGAAAGATCATCTTAATCTACACCTTTTCATTCATTGATGGTGTGAATGAAATGAAAGCCTCTCTCAGAAAGGTGCGATCTTTTATAAAAACAGGCATTTCTTTTCAAATTGTAAATCGTTGTCTATCAGTAGGCCATTTGAGTGACTGTAAATGATGCAGGAAACAGTGATGACTCATCCCAGCTCTGTTCCATGCTTCCACAAAACCATTTTCTCCCTGTTTCTTTGTCTCGCAAGGGCTC encodes the following:
- the nrsn1l gene encoding neurensin 1-like, with amino-acid sequence MKTLVDEDTKTSIKDRLLNIRSEMASCSEVCGSGHAVDSGCHVFGVRSYLHYFYEECTASMREQQEDFQGQRSPLRWSSSFWKVTLAVGVIILTVGLVVMTVGYGIPTRIEAFGEGELLFVDRQAVRHNHSLHICVLVGTGLLTLGGVLMAGGILMSNFSTTPTKKEDSRGERKVGNRVLSAMRSPADPVMKPPSPASGDGGVSPLARDDKVQQCS